CCTTGCAGATGATTAGAATTATTGTACAGAAGATGCAAGTAATTATATAgtgaacaaaatatataattgatgtaGTGAATAAAAAACCACATTACGAGAATTTTAGGAACAGAACTAAAACCCCCCAAACAAAACTACATTATTCTCATATGGTAGTATGCAATCCACCATTTCTTGTTAAAAGTAAACACATCTAACATTAGCAGTCTAATTCATAAACTTCTAGTACAACACATCTTCAAGATATTCACCAAAACATTTATCAAGACACACATGCACAAAATAAAACCACTTTCTCCGCCAATGAGGATTGATCCAAAGGATTGTTACCAACACTATGAGCATCATGACATAGGATGAAGCAAAACTCCAACAGAAGGCAGTGAAATCAATTGCAGAGTCTTTTTCCTCTCCATCAGGCAATAGTGTTGGCAGTGCCAGCGGTGTTGGATTGCCTCTGTTACTGTTGTTCCAAGTAAGATATGGATTTCCTTTGTAGCTACCCTCATCAAAGGTACCAAACTGTCCCTTATCAGGTGCCTTGCCTTACAAATTGTTGTAGGAAACATTGAAGACAGCCAAAGAGTGCAATTCCTTTAACTGAAGATGGATTTGTCCACTCAAGTTGCTATTTGAAAGATCTAAGCTCTCTATGCTTTCTAGTTTCTGGGAGCTCTCTGGAATCAGTCCATGTAAATGGTTGTGAGACAGATTGAGTGAATGGAGGTAATGCAGATCTCTGGACATATTTGCCTTGAAACTGATTAACTGCTAATAAAAGACGTCTTAAAGATGAAAACTTGTATAAACTATCAGGAATAGTTCCAGTAAACTTGTCGTGACTTAAATCTATATTCATTGTGTAGGAGACGTCGTTGCTTAATGCTTCAGGTATCGTGCCAGTAAAACTACTTCCTGCAAGAACAAGTAGTTTGGCGCTTTGAAGCAAGAGGGTAATGGACCAGAGAATTTATTGTAAGATAGGTCTAATGTTAAAATCTTATCCTTGCACCATTCATCTGTTATTGCACCTTCAAAATTGTTTCTTGATGCAGTTAAGACGGTAAGTCTAAGTTTTCTGATCACACTCAGTAGTGTTCCATTGAGTTGGTTGCTCTGAAATTGTGCGAGAGATCAAGTGAGCGAAGAGACGTCAAATTGCCAAGGCATGTATCCAAAGTTCCTctgaaattattaaatgacaGATCTAGCTCTTCAAATTGCTTCATTTTACATATACCTAGATTCAGAGTTTAAAAGAAAGTTATATATAGCTAGTATTTAAGATAAGAATTCACTAATGAGTTGGTCTGATGAGCCTTTGTCTACTGTCAATTCGTTGGTGATTTTTGTTTTATGCAAGTACGGTTATTAATGGTAGGAATTGCTTCACCATGGTTAGGCTGGAGttgtaattcaatttttagGTCTAAAGCTTTTGCTTTTCTGTATTATGCAGGTATCAGTCTGATTGTAGCTTTGTGAAGTTTTTGTATTCTGTTTCAGTTTAGACACATGCTGtgattttaataacttttttctttgctattaaaaaaaacatcatttgattttcatttatgTGAATCTGATGTGATAAGTTTCATGTCTCAAATATCAgtaaaaaaaggtttaaaatcATGTCCCaaagttaaaaacaaaatattgttttagAAAAGATTATTTTAGCTCTCTTTACAagtataaaaaacataaaaacctaATGTATTTAAACCAACAAACAAACTtagatgcgtggaaaggaaaaataaacaaatactaCATGAAAGTAGTTCAGATTGTACCTTCACTCCAAATGAAGCCATCAAAACAATTAGAGGACAAATCAAGACTAGTAAATTCTcactatataaatatagatcCTCAAGATCAAGACCCGTTGCCAGTCACAACAATTGCTCTTTGGCTCATTCACACGCAGCCATGAGTCATTGGCATAAGTAGCCTAGTAGTAATCCAGCAATGCACCCTTCTCTTGCTGGAAGCAACCACTACTAAGCACTACAAGCTACTGGTAATTGCCTTGCTGATTTTTATTTCCTGAATCATATTTATAACAAGGAAAATTATAACATGTGCTGAAATTGAACTAATTAGCCAGTTGTCCGTAACAAACTCAAAATGGAAAATAACATAGCTATCTAGTCAGCAAGAGTTCATTGTGCCCTTCAGACATAATCCCGATATTGGGCTGATCTCCCGGTAACTCTCTTGGACCTGTTGCTATCCTGTGCTTCCTTGTTATCAAGTCAAGTTAATTTCATAAAAGGCATCAATGGAAACATTGTCATTTTGATCTTTTTAGTTTAGAGTATAATGTGGGAttgattgaatttattttaaaagaataattttttttctttagttttttatgatttttaaaagataattacttAAATAACTCATAGGATTGACATAGgattataagattttattgtattcacataaaaaatttgtttaattatttttgtgtgtaaaatttTCTTGAACAAACGACAATCATATATCCTAAGTCAAATTAGTATTTAATCCAATGATCTTtgatcaactaaaaaaaataaggaaaggtCAGGTTGAAGATTAATCTTCTAAGATTATTGAGCATCCCATGTGGACTGATAAAAACAGTAGGGGAACTGGGAAAGCAACAAATATTGCAAAAAGTACAAATACTGGATGCaacaatttgtttaaaatttaacaaattattcgaaagaaagtgattttttaagaGTCTTGTATCCGGGAATTGCTGTTTCCCATGTTGAGTAAGTTTTATGGTTTCTCTCCGTTTGAATTTCGGAGTAATCTAAAGCGAGAAGGTGAATAAAGTACATTTTGTTTTTAGGgagtgaatattttttatttgtgggaaTCAAACACAAAGTAAAAGTCATGGTAAAAACTATGAAAGATTTAtagtaatttatgtattttattcaattaattaatttggttttttttatttaaaggagTAAATATAGTACATTTAtcattgttaattaaaaaatcaatagttGAAAATTGTGATAAAATCAAATACATGTATATTAATAATCTAACTATTGATTTCTTAATTAACGGTTGATTAGAAAATTAATGGTATAAAATCattcatatatacatacatatatatatatatatatatatatatatatatataacaaaatctaaaattaattgaaattttaatcattagttttctaattaataattattattacacTTTACCGTCTAAAGCACATTCCTCAAACTTTAGAAAAGGCAAATGCTTGAATTTCGCATTAAAACTCATAATGTGATATATATAAAGCACCATACAAATTTAACAGCTAGATGGATATTCTTAGAACAATCTCTGCATAACCAAGCTTATAAAAGCCACGCCACTtgctaaattatattttttaagatatcaGATGCTTAACATGAGATATACTCAGCATCGCtgcagaaagaaaagaaagcctGATTGTATATATAATTCCCTCTACATAGAAGGTTTTGCACTGTTGAGTGGCTTTTGCAGAttcatttttgtcttttattaaTCATAAAGATTGTTCGACAGTAGTGTGATGAGATACTTGTTGAAGCTAGATTGTACAGTCAACGAGACCTTGGTTGCTCTGATGAAAAATACTATATATTCTAATCACGTAAGGTATAATTTGTTGTTGATCATCCATAATAAAGATTTAGCAGCGTTAGTTTTTAGTCACTAGAAATtgtaaaatattaagaatttaattattaaataataataaataaataataacaacagTATACCCGGTGAATATTTTACACCGACAAACATATGACTGTACCATAAATCTAGGATAAGTAAATGCCGGACTTTATTTCAGAGTGAACTTTTACAATTAAAATCCAAAGTCCAAACCATAATATATGCAAGTTTTTGTCCTTTTAGCAAAAATATGGCAAGATCTcacaagaaaatatataattgatgtaCTGCATAAAAGAAAACTACCGAAACATTGATCAAAATACATTACGAGAATTTGAGGCACTTGATTAAATATCCCAAACAAATTACATTATTCCCATACGGTAGCGTGCACCATCACTTCttgttaaaattaaacatatatatttaacaTGCATGAACAATTTATTTCACAACTTTCTAGTAGAACACATCTTCAAGAAATTGACCAAAGCATTTATGAAGGCACACTTCGACAAAATAAAACCACTGTCTCCGCCAATGAGGATTGATCCAAAGGATTatcaccaacactatttgtaccATGACATAGCATGAAGCAAAACTCCAACAGAAAGCAGTGAAATCAATTGCAGTGTCATTTTCCTCTCCATCATGCAATGCAGTACTTGGTGGTGGCAGCGTTGTTAGACTGCCTCTATTACTGTTATTCCAAGTAAGATATGGATTTCCTTTGTAGTTGTCCTCATCAAAATTAGCAAACTGTCCCTTATCAGGTGCTTTGCCTGACAAATTGTTGTAGGAAACATCGAAGGTAGATAAAAAGTTCAAGTCCTGTAACTGAATAGGGATTTGTCCACTCAAGTTGTTATTTGAAAGATCTAAGCTCTCTATGTTTTTTAGCTTCTGGAAGCTCTCTGGAATCAATCCATGTAGATGGTTATGAGATAAGTTGAGTGAATGGAGGTAATGCAAATCTCCTATTTGGTGTGGAATCTCTCCTGTCAATTGATTAGATGACAAATCTAATCCTGACATCATTTGAAATTTGTCACTTTTGAATgaaagatataaattttttgttgtgaGTTGCATTTCTGCAACATCAGGTCTAGGGCTAAATGGTTTAAGCCTATCAAGACTATACAAGGGTATAGTAAAATTTCCAAATGACATGCTACTGAAGCAAGGAGGTATAGAGCCAGTGAAGTTATTTCGCGAAAGGTCCAAGATATTGATTTGCTCTAGTTGGCATACCTGACTGGAAAGTTGGCCTTGCAACTGATTACCTGCCAATAAAAGAAATCTTAAAGACCAAAGCTTATATATGCTATCTGGAATAGTTCCAATAAACTTGTTGTCACTAAAATCTATGGCAGTTGGTCGGGAGTAGTTGCTTATTAATGCTTCAGGTATCGTGCCGGTAAGACTGTTTCCCTGCAAGAACAAGTACGCTGGCATTTCGAAGCAAGAGGGTATTGTACCAGAGAATTTATTGTGAGATAGGTCTAACATAACAAGATTATGTTGGCACCATTCATCTGTTATTGCACCTTCAAAGTTGTTCCTTGATGCGGTTAAGGTGACAAGTCTAAGCTTTCTGATCACACTCAGCAGTGTTCCATTGAGTTGGTTGCTATCCATCATCAATGTTTTTAATGAGAAGCATCCGTCAAGAATATGATTAGGTACATTGccagaaaaattattattcccCATATACAATCCCTGCAAGCTTGACATCTCTCCAATTGAAGCTGGAATATGCCCATCAAAGTTATTGTTTGAGACATCAAAATTCACTAAATGAGGGAAAAAGGATCCAATGTTATCGGGGAGCTTGCCTTGCATCTGGTTGTTTGATAAGGACAAGGTTTTTATTTTGTCCATGTGATGATTTAGATCAAAGGGTAGTTCAAAAGGTCCACTGAAAGAATTATGAAATAAA
Above is a window of Glycine soja cultivar W05 chromosome 12, ASM419377v2, whole genome shotgun sequence DNA encoding:
- the LOC114377951 gene encoding receptor-like protein 13 isoform X3 — translated: MELCRKKQWLVSVLLGAIVLSDVLGNSSGCFQQEKAALLDFKATYHGNDSLKLRSWVNEAKSNCCDWERVTCDSSSGHVIHLDLGNTIAESEMVPFVYPPGEMGPYTSNIKMPPWPYPYCSKHTSRFLNWSLFLPFRKLTSLSLSNSCLLGFIRTEVSDNSKSTLKKLETLDLSFNYLNESIMEIVGVLPSVKNLILAANFIRGPFLKELSLLPNLEVLDLHMNMLGNGSHFATQDYKNKSTLKKLKTLDLSINNLNESIMEFVGALRSIKNLSLAGNFIARPFPIKELSLLPNLEVLDLSMNHLVSSVTTQVLANLSKLEVLRLSNSAITGYFPNQGLCKMKQLREAGLSYNNLIGTLDPCLGNLTSLHSLDLCFNFLSGNPAPFIGHLVSIENLCISFNEFEGIFSLSIFSNHSRLKSLLIGNMKVDTENPPWIAPFQLEQLAITSCKLNLPTKVIPTFLSNQSSLRDIDLSGNNLVGKFPSWLLVNNSNLEEVDLFHNSFSGPFELPFDLNHHMDKIKTLSLSNNQMQGKLPDNIGSFFPHLVNFDVSNNNFDGHIPASIGEMSSLQGLYMGNNNFSGNVPNHILDGCFSLKTLMMDSNQLNGTLLSVIRKLRLVTLTASRNNFEGAITDEWCQHNLVMLDLSHNKFSGTIPSCFEMPAYLFLQGNSLTGTIPEALISNYSRPTAIDFSDNKFIGTIPDSIYKLWSLRFLLLAGNQLQGQLSSQVCQLEQINILDLSRNNFTGSIPPCFSSMSFGNFTIPLYSLDRLKPFSPRPDVAEMQLTTKNLYLSFKSDKFQMMSGLDLSSNQLTGEIPHQIGDLHYLHSLNLSHNHLHGLIPESFQKLKNIESLDLSNNNLSGQIPIQLQDLNFLSTFDVSYNNLSGKAPDKGQFANFDEDNYKGNPYLTWNNSNRGSLTTLPPPSTALHDGEENDTAIDFTAFCWSFASCYVMVQIVLVIILWINPHWRRQWFYFVEVCLHKCFGQFLEDVFY